The Pseudomonadota bacterium genome contains the following window.
TTCTGGAAAGACGACATTTGTTAAAAAATTTCTTCCTCATTATGCACATTGCCTGAATTTTGTGAATGCCGACTTAATCGCATCTGGTCTCTCTCCATTTTCTCCTGAAGTT
Protein-coding sequences here:
- a CDS encoding Zeta toxin family protein, with product MKSIINNEKSPNLYIIAGPNGSGKTTFVKKFLPHYAHCLNFVNADLIASGLSPFSPEV